One Treponema pectinovorum DNA segment encodes these proteins:
- the metA gene encoding homoserine O-acetyltransferase MetA gives MPIKIQSDLPARLVLEKENIFVMTENRASKQDIRPLKIAIVNLMPTKETTETQLLRLLGNTPLQIDISLVRMEKHESTHVSGEHLEKFYIPSSDIFKNKYDGMIITGAPVEQLPFEDVDYWNELCQIMDYAKKNVFSTLFICWGAQAGLYHNYGIEKFALDKKAFGIFENHKILESEPLLRGFDDVFPVPTSRHTSVHRNLILKEKKLQVLAENQDAEITLTKSNDNRLIFMMGHLEYDTETLSKEYFRDKEKGLNIDVPLNYFPDDDSSKKPKNSWRSTAHLFFSNWLNYYVYQETPYDIEKLD, from the coding sequence ATGCCTATAAAAATTCAAAGCGACTTGCCAGCAAGACTTGTGCTGGAAAAAGAAAATATCTTTGTGATGACAGAAAACAGAGCGTCAAAACAGGATATTCGCCCATTAAAGATTGCGATTGTAAATCTTATGCCCACAAAAGAAACGACAGAAACCCAACTTTTGCGTCTTTTGGGCAATACGCCACTGCAAATAGATATTTCGCTCGTCAGGATGGAAAAGCACGAGTCCACTCATGTAAGCGGCGAGCATCTGGAAAAATTTTATATTCCTTCGAGCGACATTTTTAAAAACAAATACGATGGAATGATAATAACCGGTGCTCCTGTTGAACAGTTGCCGTTTGAAGATGTCGATTATTGGAACGAACTTTGTCAGATAATGGATTACGCAAAAAAAAATGTTTTTAGCACGCTTTTTATATGCTGGGGTGCTCAGGCAGGGCTTTATCACAATTATGGAATTGAAAAATTTGCTTTGGATAAAAAGGCTTTTGGGATTTTTGAAAATCACAAAATTTTAGAATCTGAGCCATTGTTGCGTGGTTTTGACGATGTTTTCCCAGTTCCAACGAGTCGTCACACTTCTGTGCACCGCAATTTAATCTTAAAAGAAAAAAAATTGCAGGTTCTTGCAGAAAATCAAGATGCAGAAATAACTTTGACTAAGTCTAACGACAATAGACTTATCTTTATGATGGGACATTTAGAATACGACACAGAAACCTTGAGCAAAGAATATTTTAGAGATAAGGAAAAAGGTCTTAATATTGATGTTCCCCTAAATTATTTTCCAGATGATGATTCATCAAAAAAGCCTAAAAATTCGTGGCGAAGCACAGCTCATCTTTTTTTCAGCAACTGGCTAAACTACTACGTATATCAGGAAACTCCTTACGATATAGAAAAACTGGATTAA
- a CDS encoding alpha/beta hydrolase fold domain-containing protein, translating to MAYYERKLALKKLKALYFSTKAEVKDFRQKMEELFEEPILPNGVDFEEKKYSTVSCDILSPVLYSTRRIILYIHGGCFVGGSRKVYRAFVASLASSLSSRAVVPEFRLAPTHPYPASLDDVQTVFRSIYTEELVANSLDNASDLQKSKPEIIIMADGSGASIAMGLILSLKERFRLSVKKVVLFSPWLDVSVDSQKFQKKKSGDNLTNALAIKKSAELYTFQENRNSPLVSPLKATREQLENFPPVYIQIGEDEFLRDDAENLKAKFLDSGIECEVDVFKGMPAMFQMADEYFKEAHLAIERIGSLFTKRKIDSSDSQTEIWLTLETKNVKN from the coding sequence ATGGCTTACTATGAACGCAAACTTGCTTTAAAAAAATTAAAGGCGTTATATTTTTCTACAAAGGCGGAAGTAAAAGATTTCAGGCAGAAGATGGAAGAGCTTTTTGAAGAGCCAATTCTTCCAAACGGCGTTGATTTTGAAGAAAAAAAGTATTCAACCGTTTCCTGCGACATCCTTTCGCCAGTTTTATACAGTACTCGAAGGATTATTCTCTATATTCACGGCGGATGTTTTGTCGGCGGTTCAAGAAAAGTATACAGAGCGTTTGTTGCGTCTTTGGCTTCCAGTTTGTCGAGCAGGGCAGTCGTACCAGAATTCAGGCTTGCACCAACTCATCCTTATCCTGCATCTTTGGACGATGTGCAGACTGTTTTTCGTTCCATCTATACAGAAGAACTTGTTGCAAACTCTTTGGACAACGCTTCTGATTTGCAAAAATCAAAACCAGAAATAATAATAATGGCCGACGGTTCTGGAGCTTCCATTGCGATGGGGCTTATTTTAAGTCTAAAAGAGAGATTCCGTCTTTCAGTAAAAAAAGTTGTTCTTTTTAGCCCTTGGCTTGATGTGAGTGTGGATTCTCAAAAATTTCAAAAAAAGAAGTCAGGCGACAACCTTACAAACGCGTTGGCAATAAAAAAATCTGCCGAACTTTATACTTTTCAAGAAAATCGAAATAGTCCACTGGTTTCTCCTTTAAAAGCGACAAGGGAGCAGCTGGAAAACTTTCCTCCAGTGTATATTCAAATTGGCGAAGATGAGTTTTTGCGCGACGATGCAGAAAATTTAAAGGCAAAGTTTTTAGATTCTGGAATTGAGTGCGAAGTAGATGTTTTTAAGGGGATGCCAGCGATGTTTCAAATGGCAGACGAGTATTTTAAAGAAGCCCATCTTGCAATCGAGCGGATAGGCTCGCTTTTTACAAAGCGAAAGATAGATTCAAGCGACAGCCAAACAGAAATTTGGCTTACTTTGGAAACAAAAAACGTTAAAAACTAA
- a CDS encoding peptidase U32 family protein, producing the protein MELVCPAGNVEKLSYAYNYGADTAYIGLKKFSLRVKADNFYEDEYNKVIELKKRFPGKRLFCALNIAFHNQDLKAFEQNLDYFKQYPIDAFILQDLGMVETLQRHFPNAHLHLSTQASCMNKDAVKMYSKIGFKRVVLGREVSLNEIRQIKDANPEIELECFAHGAMCIAYSGRCLLSAYMTGRSAQSGFCSHACRWDYDIGLKGDGFSIQSGKPLTQEQAKILAQSGNLLLQEHKRPGEFFPAFEGENFTAILSSKDLCMIDHLQDLKNAGVDACKIEGRMKSIYYVAMVTRAYRKALDALEGKITQEEASPFIASLSEVPHRECTTGFYYSRANADETTVGASDSPYSLAGTIEKKITGSDLEKVFANARAMEQSRIDELNAMDPRMQKAIQNDLAQHPQKDIKYAKKIEGYKLYNYNSLNKTDKGTELELISPDVLSTKLLGSDYIFINPKNGAILDWVNPDHDCAIYTKLEIAEGTLVRTRDSGYVEGKIRDTGR; encoded by the coding sequence ATGGAATTGGTTTGTCCAGCAGGGAATGTAGAAAAACTCTCTTATGCATATAATTACGGAGCGGACACTGCTTATATCGGTCTAAAAAAATTTTCGCTCAGGGTAAAAGCAGACAATTTTTACGAAGACGAATACAACAAAGTTATAGAATTAAAAAAACGATTTCCAGGAAAAAGGCTTTTTTGTGCTTTGAACATCGCTTTTCATAATCAGGATTTAAAAGCTTTTGAGCAAAATTTGGATTATTTTAAACAGTACCCAATTGATGCTTTTATTCTACAAGACTTGGGAATGGTAGAAACTTTGCAAAGGCACTTTCCAAATGCACACTTGCATCTTTCTACACAGGCAAGTTGCATGAATAAAGACGCCGTAAAGATGTATTCAAAAATTGGGTTTAAGCGGGTCGTGCTCGGTCGCGAAGTAAGCTTAAATGAAATTCGACAGATAAAAGACGCAAATCCAGAAATAGAACTTGAGTGTTTTGCACACGGAGCAATGTGCATCGCTTATTCAGGGCGCTGTCTTTTAAGCGCTTATATGACAGGCCGCAGCGCGCAGTCTGGTTTTTGCTCTCACGCTTGCCGCTGGGATTATGACATAGGTCTAAAAGGCGACGGCTTTAGCATTCAAAGCGGAAAACCGCTTACTCAAGAGCAAGCAAAAATTCTTGCACAAAGCGGAAATCTTCTTTTGCAGGAACACAAACGTCCAGGAGAATTTTTCCCAGCGTTTGAGGGCGAAAATTTTACAGCAATACTTTCATCAAAAGATTTATGCATGATTGACCATTTGCAAGACTTAAAAAATGCCGGCGTGGACGCGTGTAAAATCGAAGGCAGAATGAAGTCAATCTATTACGTTGCGATGGTAACTCGTGCATACAGAAAAGCGCTGGACGCACTTGAAGGAAAAATTACACAGGAAGAAGCGTCGCCGTTCATCGCAAGTTTGAGCGAAGTTCCGCACAGAGAATGCACGACAGGTTTTTATTACAGCCGGGCAAATGCCGACGAAACAACAGTTGGGGCGAGCGACAGCCCATATTCGCTTGCAGGCACAATCGAAAAAAAGATAACAGGCAGCGATTTAGAAAAAGTCTTTGCAAATGCGCGTGCAATGGAGCAGTCAAGAATCGACGAATTGAACGCTATGGATCCAAGAATGCAAAAAGCAATTCAAAACGATTTGGCTCAACATCCACAAAAGGATATAAAATACGCAAAGAAAATCGAGGGATACAAACTTTACAATTACAATTCGCTCAATAAAACGGACAAGGGAACAGAACTTGAACTCATAAGTCCCGATGTTCTTTCTACAAAACTTTTGGGCAGCGATTATATCTTTATAAATCCAAAAAATGGAGCGATTCTCGACTGGGTAAATCCAGACCACGACTGTGCAATCTACACAAAACTCGAAATTGCAGAAGGCACTCTGGTGCGCACAAGAGATAGTGGCTATGTGGAAGGCAAAATCCGCGACACAGGGCGCTAA
- a CDS encoding RelA/SpoT family protein: MAFDIVTNKTEFDKDVLLAQFFATFGDNYTENEKQLFEQAWNFFCEKTQNLKRFCGEPYYVHPMRVAGILAQSNMDGECIVCGILHSIYEVEGVTSEEIEKKFGSTIARIVYDTSRITGMKINASSIQQADNIRKMLFAMIDDVRVILVKLADRLDRMRNLKAIDEKKQRLVAAEVIDIWAPLADRLGMQSIKNELEDLSLKYSNPDVFAQIKAIVNQKQSERAIYLEKAQQAIYKAAEKAGISVSVSSRAKHFYSIYKKMQKRNVPASGLYDLLALRVICNTNAECYTLIGIVHGLWKPMEGRFKDYIAMPKANGYQSLHTTVICEGRPLEIQIRTQEMHNQAEHGVASHWLYKKGKSRDKVDVSNLAIFNQLQSLKDEKLSDENFFAQLKGELLGDEIFVFTPKGDVIQLPAGSNAIDFAYHVHSKVGEQIVGAKADGKIIPLVQPLKNTQIIEVITNPQAHPTENQLNSVKTPKAKQRIRSWLAANDPTFVDKAAEAQRAADLAVQNANSRAIQEEKRKKRRTANKQIAEEKKIDERYTGEIKIEDMKNVVFKLAGCCCPKPGDVIVGYSSTRNGIMIHRADCLTFQRIENIEHRMVDVKWVTREVLERRQSRPSQ; the protein is encoded by the coding sequence ATGGCGTTCGACATTGTTACTAACAAAACTGAATTTGATAAAGATGTGCTGCTCGCTCAATTTTTTGCAACTTTTGGCGACAATTACACAGAAAACGAAAAGCAACTTTTTGAACAAGCGTGGAATTTTTTCTGTGAAAAAACACAAAATTTGAAGCGCTTTTGCGGAGAGCCGTATTATGTGCATCCAATGCGCGTTGCGGGAATTCTTGCGCAGTCTAATATGGACGGCGAGTGCATCGTCTGCGGTATTTTGCATTCGATATACGAAGTTGAAGGCGTAACTTCAGAAGAAATTGAAAAAAAATTTGGTTCTACGATTGCGCGCATTGTCTACGATACTTCTCGCATAACAGGAATGAAGATAAATGCTTCGTCAATTCAGCAGGCAGACAATATAAGAAAAATGCTGTTTGCCATGATTGACGATGTTCGCGTTATTTTGGTTAAACTTGCCGACCGCCTCGACAGAATGCGAAATTTAAAAGCTATTGACGAAAAAAAACAGAGGCTTGTTGCCGCAGAAGTAATCGATATTTGGGCCCCACTTGCAGACAGGCTCGGTATGCAGTCCATAAAAAATGAACTTGAAGACCTGAGTTTAAAATATTCAAACCCAGACGTTTTTGCACAGATTAAAGCGATTGTAAATCAAAAACAAAGCGAAAGAGCGATTTATCTTGAAAAAGCACAGCAAGCAATTTATAAGGCAGCTGAAAAAGCGGGAATTTCAGTTTCGGTTTCGAGCAGAGCAAAGCATTTTTATTCGATATATAAAAAAATGCAAAAGAGAAATGTGCCGGCTTCTGGACTGTACGATTTGCTTGCACTTAGAGTTATCTGCAATACAAACGCAGAATGCTACACCTTGATTGGAATTGTGCACGGTTTATGGAAACCGATGGAAGGAAGGTTTAAAGACTACATCGCAATGCCAAAAGCAAACGGTTACCAGTCGCTGCACACAACTGTTATCTGCGAAGGCCGGCCACTTGAAATTCAGATTAGAACTCAAGAAATGCACAATCAGGCGGAACACGGTGTTGCAAGCCATTGGCTTTACAAAAAAGGCAAAAGCAGAGATAAGGTTGATGTAAGCAATCTTGCAATCTTTAACCAGTTGCAATCGCTTAAAGACGAAAAACTTTCTGACGAAAACTTTTTTGCCCAGCTTAAAGGCGAACTTTTGGGTGATGAAATTTTTGTGTTTACTCCAAAGGGCGATGTAATTCAACTGCCAGCTGGAAGCAATGCTATTGATTTTGCATATCATGTTCATTCTAAAGTTGGAGAGCAGATTGTTGGAGCAAAAGCAGATGGAAAAATCATTCCGCTTGTGCAACCTTTAAAAAATACACAGATTATTGAAGTTATAACAAATCCGCAGGCGCATCCTACAGAGAACCAGCTGAACAGCGTAAAAACGCCTAAAGCAAAACAGAGAATCAGAAGCTGGCTTGCCGCAAACGATCCAACTTTTGTAGACAAGGCAGCAGAAGCGCAGAGAGCCGCAGATTTGGCAGTGCAAAATGCAAATTCTCGTGCAATTCAAGAGGAAAAAAGAAAAAAACGCAGAACTGCAAACAAGCAGATTGCAGAAGAGAAAAAAATTGACGAAAGATATACTGGCGAAATAAAGATTGAAGATATGAAAAACGTTGTCTTTAAACTTGCCGGTTGCTGCTGTCCAAAGCCCGGCGATGTGATTGTCGGTTATTCCAGTACAAGAAATGGAATAATGATTCACAGGGCAGATTGTCTTACATTCCAAAGGATTGAAAACATTGAGCACCGTATGGTTGATGTAAAATGGGTTACGCGTGAGGTACTGGAGAGGCGGCAAAGCCGTCCGTCGCAGTAA
- a CDS encoding TolC family protein, translating to MKRIIFVILVFYICLLGIFAENSTESKKYTLSVDDAVKIALENNVSIKRQTITLEAAARAKKDSWNSISPSVSVGATSSIPVDSLTFGDQCSSYNANLAVNASVSVNFSANLYTSIKNAKLLYEQSKISFEDALNSIEFSVRESYYELLYKKENIALQEENLNIAKKQYETNLAKYNSGRLSEVDSLSAEVNYKSMIPTVENARTDYINSMDSFKQILGLMIKDEVELTGSLSDELFLDEVTVDEKNVTSSTIKVLQSKLESAKLSVLDKRFSAFAPTVNATYSWKDSTWYYGGTQQSDPKKSSSITLSASIPLDGILPWSSKNNAVDFAKDTVKDYELQLDDEKKSLIRTVNTSLRSIKQSQEAIRSKQANVELAQKTCDMTEEAYNRGTKELTLQTANNTLLTAQLTLNSEILTLTKAMLNLEHAAGLNAGRLKNK from the coding sequence ATGAAAAGAATAATTTTTGTGATTTTAGTTTTTTATATTTGTTTGCTTGGAATTTTTGCAGAAAATTCAACTGAATCAAAAAAATACACTCTTTCTGTGGACGACGCTGTTAAAATCGCCTTGGAAAACAATGTTTCTATAAAAAGGCAAACGATAACTTTAGAAGCAGCAGCGAGGGCAAAAAAAGACAGCTGGAATTCTATAAGTCCTTCGGTTTCTGTTGGAGCAACTTCTTCGATTCCTGTCGACAGCTTAACTTTTGGCGACCAGTGTTCATCGTATAATGCAAATCTTGCAGTGAACGCAAGCGTGAGCGTAAATTTTTCGGCAAATCTTTACACTTCTATAAAAAATGCAAAACTTTTGTACGAGCAGAGCAAAATCAGTTTTGAAGACGCTTTAAACAGCATAGAATTTTCTGTACGCGAATCTTATTACGAACTTCTTTATAAAAAAGAAAACATTGCTCTTCAAGAAGAAAATTTAAATATTGCAAAAAAACAGTACGAAACGAATCTTGCAAAATACAATTCTGGGCGTTTGAGCGAGGTTGATTCTTTAAGTGCAGAAGTAAATTACAAATCTATGATTCCAACAGTAGAAAATGCACGAACAGATTACATAAACTCTATGGACAGTTTTAAACAAATTTTAGGTCTTATGATTAAAGATGAAGTTGAACTTACTGGCTCGCTTTCCGATGAACTTTTTTTGGACGAAGTTACAGTGGACGAAAAAAATGTAACTTCTTCAACTATAAAAGTTTTGCAGTCAAAACTTGAAAGCGCAAAACTCAGCGTTTTAGACAAAAGATTTTCTGCCTTTGCACCTACCGTAAATGCCACGTATTCTTGGAAAGATTCAACTTGGTATTATGGCGGTACACAACAAAGCGATCCAAAAAAATCGTCATCGATTACGCTCTCTGCATCAATTCCGCTGGACGGAATTCTTCCCTGGTCTTCTAAAAACAATGCAGTAGATTTTGCAAAAGACACCGTAAAAGATTATGAGCTTCAACTTGATGATGAAAAAAAATCTCTTATAAGAACGGTAAATACTTCTTTGCGTTCGATAAAGCAAAGTCAAGAAGCGATTCGCTCAAAACAGGCAAATGTTGAACTTGCTCAAAAAACTTGCGATATGACAGAAGAAGCGTACAATCGCGGAACAAAAGAGCTCACGCTGCAAACTGCAAATAATACCCTTTTGACAGCGCAATTAACTTTGAACAGCGAAATTTTAACGCTAACAAAAGCGATGTTGAATTTGGAGCACGCCGCAGGGCTAAACGCTGGAAGGTTAAAAAATAAATGA
- a CDS encoding efflux RND transporter periplasmic adaptor subunit: MTIKNRQIKTSFIITACSLLAVIIVFVLSVTVLSSKNSKGQKRPGGMRDSSSSVVSVKTSVVEIQNLHGYVKTNGEVESQNSVSVFPDMGGKVISTNVLLGSSVKKNEVIAYVDPSEPGTNYRSSPVYAPIAGSVISTPLKNGTKVTTSTAIAIIGDIDNLQITANVPERYVSLLKTGLKAEVSLEAYPNVVFNATVSRVSPVLDSTSRTKEIILTFDKEDERINAGMFAKVKLYTKDYDGKVVMPSSALVQNGDDFFAYVVQADSMVLKVAVKKGEEVDGLVQILEGVKAGDKVVVQGMTSLGSGSKVKEISQN, from the coding sequence ATGACTATAAAAAACAGACAGATAAAAACATCGTTCATAATTACAGCTTGCTCTTTGCTTGCAGTTATAATCGTATTCGTACTTTCTGTAACTGTATTGAGTTCAAAAAATTCAAAAGGACAAAAAAGGCCAGGCGGAATGCGAGACTCTTCGTCTTCTGTTGTTTCTGTAAAGACGAGCGTCGTAGAAATTCAAAACCTGCACGGTTACGTAAAAACAAACGGAGAAGTTGAAAGTCAAAATTCTGTTTCGGTTTTTCCAGATATGGGCGGAAAAGTCATTTCGACAAACGTATTGCTAGGTTCATCTGTAAAAAAGAATGAAGTTATTGCATACGTTGATCCGAGCGAACCTGGAACAAATTATCGCTCAAGCCCTGTCTACGCTCCAATTGCTGGTAGCGTTATTTCTACTCCTTTAAAAAACGGAACAAAGGTTACAACAAGCACCGCAATCGCAATAATCGGTGATATAGACAATCTTCAAATTACAGCAAATGTTCCAGAAAGATATGTTTCGCTTTTAAAAACAGGCTTAAAAGCAGAAGTAAGTTTGGAAGCATATCCTAACGTTGTTTTTAATGCGACTGTAAGTAGGGTGTCTCCTGTTTTAGATTCAACGAGCCGCACAAAAGAGATTATTTTGACTTTTGATAAAGAAGATGAACGGATAAATGCGGGGATGTTTGCAAAGGTAAAATTGTACACAAAGGACTACGACGGAAAAGTTGTAATGCCGTCATCAGCTTTGGTTCAAAATGGCGACGATTTTTTTGCTTATGTAGTACAAGCGGACAGCATGGTTTTAAAAGTTGCTGTAAAAAAAGGTGAAGAAGTTGACGGTCTTGTTCAGATACTCGAAGGTGTAAAAGCAGGCGATAAGGTTGTAGTTCAAGGAATGACATCTCTGGGCAGTGGCTCTAAGGTTAAAGAAATTTCGCAAAACTAA
- a CDS encoding efflux RND transporter permease subunit has protein sequence MSISKKILDHPILTLIVFALLGIIGLFTLKNVAISLMPDVDFPYINVRTTYKNAGPESVEKSVTKILEAQLVSVSGLKSITSTSSEGSSSISLEFNYGTDLESATNDIRDKISRATKNLPDGVDSPSIFKMDSNSMPIMRIAIRGNRSNDDLKTIAEDQIVDLLEQVDGVAEATVSGGRTKILRVDISQNRLSAYGLTMAQVASALAKQNLELGGGKISDGVKDYTVRTTGEFSSVEEVKDTVITTVNNYVVRLGDLGNVYLGFEDRTSEVYINGQPGVYVSITKQSGKNTVTVANATRKKLAEVQQLMPSDVVLEVISDDSQSISDTIGTLMDSAYSGLILAIIILFLFLKSGKSTLIIAISIPLSIIITLLAMNFAGITLNMMTLTGLILGVGMIVDASIVMIENIYVYRSRGAQPKVAAVLGSQEMIMSVVSGNLTTICVFLPFIFFISDLGMMGQMFKGIIFTVVIALVSSLFVAVFLVPVLAGKFLPLTNRQEKPIKFRPLARFYELLELPMTHLTALYRKALKTALSHRAVTTVVCVSLLAISLILIPTLKVNMVNNGTDSSVTMNLTLANGTPLAETEKILKDFEKIIEDEIQGYTTVITSIGTGRGSSTTNKGSIQINLPETEEQIDTSVTIQQKLRKHFADYPGARFTFSQGFARQMTGSEFKIYVSSDDLDSALDIADKVRTQMEKIADIGEVSIDTEEGLPEVQVVIDRQRAYSFGVDVTTVAKEINYAINGVTATTYRQNGKEYSLVLLYDKEDRKDITNLEQIYVAGKAGMVSVANFAEVKKGLGPVSIRRENQTRRVTVSADKTSECRSSEIIEEIKNGIKESFVVPEGVSIIYDGAWKDTKEQGITYLLIALMAILLVFGVMAGTYESFKAPIINLTTIPFLIIGVVLIFKFTGQAFSMTSAVGVIMLVGIVVNNGIILVDYTSLLLERGYKMKDACLEAGASRLRPVLMTTLTTILGMLPMCFASSGSAAMVQPIAVAVVGGLTSSTFVTLFFIPVLFSLVMKEKQKEKSRIKLLLTKD, from the coding sequence ATGTCGATTTCTAAAAAAATATTGGATCACCCGATTCTAACACTCATAGTGTTTGCGTTGCTGGGAATAATAGGTCTTTTTACTTTAAAAAATGTCGCAATAAGTTTGATGCCGGATGTTGACTTTCCATACATAAATGTGCGTACAACTTACAAAAATGCAGGACCTGAGTCTGTAGAAAAAAGCGTTACAAAGATTTTGGAAGCACAGCTCGTTTCTGTTAGTGGATTAAAATCAATAACTTCCACTTCTTCGGAAGGTTCTTCTTCAATTTCGCTTGAATTTAATTATGGCACAGATTTGGAAAGTGCTACGAATGATATTAGAGACAAGATAAGCCGGGCGACAAAAAATCTTCCAGATGGTGTGGATTCCCCTTCGATTTTTAAGATGGATTCAAACTCAATGCCTATAATGCGAATCGCAATCCGAGGAAACCGCTCCAATGACGATTTAAAAACCATTGCCGAAGACCAGATTGTAGACCTTTTGGAACAGGTTGACGGAGTTGCTGAAGCGACGGTTAGCGGTGGACGCACCAAAATTTTAAGGGTAGATATCTCTCAAAATCGCCTCTCTGCTTACGGACTTACAATGGCGCAGGTTGCCTCTGCCTTAGCAAAACAAAATCTTGAATTAGGTGGAGGAAAAATCTCTGACGGCGTAAAAGATTATACGGTGCGCACTACTGGAGAATTTTCGAGCGTAGAAGAGGTAAAAGACACCGTAATAACAACAGTGAACAATTATGTTGTTAGGCTTGGAGATTTAGGAAACGTATATTTGGGTTTTGAAGACAGAACCAGCGAAGTTTACATAAACGGGCAGCCTGGCGTTTATGTTTCTATAACAAAGCAGTCTGGCAAAAACACCGTTACAGTTGCAAATGCAACAAGAAAAAAACTTGCAGAAGTTCAGCAGTTAATGCCTAGCGATGTTGTTTTGGAAGTTATTTCCGACGATTCCCAGTCCATAAGCGACACAATAGGTACTTTGATGGATTCTGCGTATTCTGGACTTATTCTTGCAATCATTATCCTTTTTCTCTTTTTAAAGTCTGGAAAATCGACCCTCATAATCGCAATTTCAATTCCGCTTTCAATCATAATAACGCTGCTTGCAATGAATTTTGCAGGAATCACTCTAAATATGATGACTCTTACAGGGCTTATTTTGGGCGTCGGAATGATTGTAGACGCTTCAATCGTAATGATAGAAAACATATATGTTTACAGGAGTCGTGGTGCGCAGCCAAAAGTTGCCGCTGTTTTGGGTTCGCAAGAAATGATTATGTCTGTCGTTTCTGGAAACCTTACAACAATATGCGTATTCCTGCCGTTTATATTTTTTATCTCAGATTTAGGTATGATGGGGCAGATGTTTAAAGGAATAATATTTACGGTTGTAATTGCCCTTGTTTCATCGCTTTTTGTAGCTGTATTTTTAGTCCCAGTTCTTGCGGGAAAATTTCTTCCGCTTACAAACAGACAGGAAAAACCTATAAAATTTAGACCGCTTGCACGTTTTTACGAATTGCTTGAACTGCCAATGACGCACCTTACTGCACTATATCGAAAGGCTCTAAAAACCGCACTTTCGCACCGAGCCGTAACAACTGTCGTTTGCGTTTCGCTTCTTGCCATCTCGCTGATTTTAATTCCAACTCTAAAAGTAAATATGGTAAACAACGGAACGGATTCTTCTGTAACGATGAATTTGACGCTTGCTAATGGAACTCCACTTGCAGAAACAGAAAAAATCTTAAAGGATTTTGAAAAAATAATCGAAGACGAAATTCAAGGTTACACGACAGTTATAACATCAATAGGAACAGGGCGAGGCTCTTCAACGACAAATAAGGGGTCTATACAGATAAATTTACCAGAAACAGAAGAGCAGATAGACACCTCCGTTACGATACAGCAAAAATTAAGAAAACATTTTGCAGATTATCCTGGAGCGAGATTTACTTTTAGTCAGGGGTTTGCAAGACAGATGACAGGTTCTGAATTTAAGATTTATGTCAGCTCAGATGATTTAGATTCAGCGCTCGACATTGCAGATAAGGTTCGCACTCAAATGGAAAAAATCGCAGACATCGGCGAAGTTTCAATCGACACGGAAGAAGGCTTGCCAGAAGTTCAAGTTGTAATCGACCGCCAGAGAGCATATTCGTTTGGAGTTGATGTTACAACGGTTGCAAAAGAAATAAACTACGCGATAAACGGCGTTACTGCAACGACTTACCGCCAAAATGGAAAAGAATACAGCCTTGTTCTTTTATACGACAAAGAAGATAGAAAAGATATAACAAATTTGGAACAGATATATGTCGCAGGAAAAGCTGGCATGGTGAGCGTTGCAAATTTTGCAGAAGTAAAAAAAGGCTTGGGACCTGTTTCAATTCGTCGTGAAAATCAGACAAGGCGAGTAACTGTTTCTGCGGATAAAACAAGCGAATGTCGCTCCTCAGAAATAATCGAAGAAATTAAAAATGGAATAAAAGAAAGTTTCGTAGTGCCAGAAGGCGTTTCTATCATATATGACGGTGCTTGGAAAGACACTAAGGAACAGGGCATAACCTATTTGCTGATTGCACTTATGGCAATTCTGCTCGTATTTGGTGTAATGGCAGGCACTTACGAAAGTTTTAAAGCGCCAATAATCAATTTAACGACGATACCGTTCCTAATCATTGGAGTTGTACTCATATTCAAATTTACGGGGCAGGCTTTTAGCATGACGAGTGCGGTTGGCGTAATAATGTTAGTTGGAATCGTTGTAAATAACGGTATAATTCTGGTCGACTACACAAGTCTCTTGCTTGAGCGTGGTTACAAGATGAAAGATGCCTGCCTTGAAGCAGGAGCAAGTCGTTTACGACCGGTTTTAATGACAACTCTTACAACAATACTCGGCATGCTTCCCATGTGTTTTGCTTCCAGCGGAAGTGCTGCAATGGTTCAGCCTATAGCAGTTGCAGTTGTGGGAGGCTTAACCTCATCAACCTTTGTGACCTTGTTTTTTATTCCTGTTTTATTCTCTCTTGTGATGAAAGAAAAACAAAAGGAAAAAAGCCGAATCAAACTTTTGCTGACAAAAGACTAA